From the Roseiconus lacunae genome, one window contains:
- a CDS encoding TolC family protein, which translates to MTAAESEAAVKTDIPENTPLSHSDEDAVRSNSDVGTGVAGLTPAPTAIPRYWWSVRVQEQLTARDRWVQFDLETILLDTLANSPRVKSVSYQASSTFQKVIQQDAAFDPSILLSSDLGATNEPVGNSLTTGGADRLRDKSLNFKGGARQLTRRGTEVEWTQELGFLDSNSSFFVPNDQGNARLSLGLTKPLLARGQRYYNERLITEARFESRIAWHEMRGAVEQRIADVIRTYWQLYEVRAQVLHQRRLIDRSDELVKILKSREGFDAARIELVKAEQRMSRRTDQLIELEAEMIRLQSRLATLIGSEALQDTEQTLELIPIESPEFSPDQLNLRDAMAQALEYRPEIRAAMHDLELSAFELQISRVELQPQLNWVFNGYLAQLNGASKIARSFGEQFDNAPGISTALEFELPRGRRAARAQQREALLRSKQNTERLRETIKQTQFEVETALIDVERFQKQREIKQRVLKLAIDEENILMVNWKLIGGDDSRVGIKLENLLDAQQRRADAEKDLVIAEASSMIAMMNLQRAMGTLLINEGIRPHQSRCSGEIEFFNDPIDSVVFGEDGYTEVITFDADVELDGESADATGPVETAPRNVPPAKAVPVETEADSINPPAMVPEPFDPLSLDAPLQADEAKQQQPRSESLPTGPSSKPDQRRKYPAPRRLPPIDQASRNSQTIRENVAAHGPTQLAATGQAKFHEHRMVGTR; encoded by the coding sequence GTGACCGCCGCGGAAAGTGAAGCCGCGGTAAAAACCGACATTCCCGAAAACACTCCGCTTTCGCATTCCGACGAAGATGCGGTGAGGTCCAATTCGGACGTTGGAACGGGCGTCGCAGGGCTTACACCGGCTCCCACCGCGATCCCTCGATATTGGTGGAGCGTTCGCGTGCAGGAGCAACTAACCGCTCGCGATCGGTGGGTTCAGTTTGACCTGGAAACGATCCTGCTCGATACGCTTGCCAATAGTCCCAGAGTGAAAAGTGTCAGCTATCAAGCAAGCAGCACATTCCAAAAGGTGATTCAGCAAGACGCTGCGTTCGACCCATCGATCCTGCTGAGTTCCGATCTAGGTGCCACCAATGAGCCGGTCGGCAATTCCCTGACAACAGGCGGTGCGGATCGACTTCGCGACAAATCACTGAACTTCAAAGGTGGCGCCAGGCAGCTAACCCGCCGTGGAACGGAGGTGGAATGGACTCAGGAACTCGGATTTCTCGACAGCAATAGCTCTTTCTTTGTTCCGAATGATCAAGGTAACGCGCGGCTGAGTCTCGGTCTGACCAAGCCGCTATTGGCTCGCGGCCAACGTTATTACAACGAACGATTGATTACAGAAGCCCGATTTGAGAGCCGAATTGCCTGGCACGAGATGCGCGGTGCGGTAGAGCAGCGGATTGCCGATGTCATCCGCACCTACTGGCAACTCTACGAAGTTCGTGCCCAGGTTCTACACCAACGAAGGCTGATCGACCGAAGCGATGAGCTCGTCAAAATCTTAAAGAGTCGCGAGGGGTTTGACGCGGCACGGATCGAATTGGTCAAAGCCGAACAACGCATGTCGCGGCGTACCGATCAGCTGATCGAACTCGAGGCGGAGATGATTCGCTTGCAGTCTCGATTGGCAACGTTGATCGGTAGTGAGGCTTTGCAAGACACCGAGCAAACATTGGAACTCATTCCGATCGAATCACCTGAGTTCTCACCGGATCAGTTGAACCTACGCGACGCCATGGCGCAAGCGTTAGAGTATCGACCCGAGATTCGTGCGGCGATGCACGACCTCGAACTATCTGCGTTTGAGCTGCAAATCTCGCGTGTCGAACTACAACCTCAACTTAACTGGGTATTCAACGGATACTTGGCCCAGCTAAATGGCGCGAGCAAGATCGCACGTTCATTTGGCGAACAGTTTGACAACGCACCCGGAATTTCCACGGCGCTGGAGTTTGAACTTCCGCGCGGGCGTCGCGCCGCCCGCGCACAGCAGCGTGAAGCCCTTCTGCGATCGAAACAGAACACCGAACGTTTGCGTGAAACAATTAAACAAACTCAATTTGAAGTTGAAACCGCATTGATCGACGTCGAGCGATTCCAAAAGCAACGCGAAATCAAACAGCGTGTCCTAAAATTGGCGATCGACGAAGAAAACATTTTGATGGTCAATTGGAAGTTGATCGGAGGCGATGATTCGCGCGTCGGCATCAAACTGGAGAACCTGCTCGATGCACAACAGCGTCGTGCCGATGCCGAAAAGGATTTGGTCATCGCCGAAGCATCGTCAATGATCGCCATGATGAATTTGCAGCGTGCTATGGGAACGTTGTTGATCAACGAAGGCATTCGGCCGCATCAGTCGAGGTGTTCCGGCGAAATCGAATTTTTCAATGACCCAATCGATTCGGTCGTCTTTGGCGAAGACGGCTATACCGAGGTGATCACGTTCGACGCCGACGTAGAGCTCGATGGCGAAAGTGCCGATGCGACCGGGCCAGTAGAGACGGCGCCTAGGAACGTCCCCCCGGCGAAAGCGGTGCCCGTTGAGACAGAAGCCGACTCGATCAATCCGCCGGCGATGGTGCCGGAACCGTTCGATCCCCTTAGCTTGGACGCCCCACTGCAAGCAGACGAGGCAAAACAGCAGCAACCAAGATCGGAATCATTGCCGACTGGTCCATCTTCCAAACCGGACCAACGTCGAAAGTATCCCGCGCCACGTCGCTTGCCACCGATCGATCAGGCGTCGCGCAACAGTCAGACAATCCGCGAAAACGTTGCCGCACATGGACCGACGCAGCTGGCTGCGACCGGTCAGGCAAAATTCCACGAGCACAGGATGGTTGGAACGCGATGA
- a CDS encoding DUF885 family protein, with the protein MRSTDVSVVNAQEIRSWIIRYESDKNTLNRRFRIPLHSKARTLTEQTTKNWLKRLRQVDFDKLDRVSKTDYLLFRSELEYQLANDQLQWKRDDAAAKLLPYADRLVQFCVDREDVKPIEPMDIAGLFDSVAAEAERLVKDVTPAQENSKDDPVTSVSAADSEWEVKRQLDGLRAAELLARLEDCLREAHRFYDGYDPGYSWWAEQPMKRLQGALRSHRTAIRETLVGVPESDEETIIGLPIGAEGLKLELQHEWIAHTPAELIELANREMQWCDEQMAAASQELGFGDDWKAALNHTKSKHVQPGEQPQMIRDLAWEAIRFLDSHDLVTVPPLAANGWRVTMMSPERQRVNPYFLGGPMIIVSFPTNEMTHDEKLMSMRSNNEHFARATVHHELIPGHHLQHYMLPRYKAYRSIFRTPFWIEGWALYWEMLLWDLDFAQSAEDRVGMLFWRKHRCARIIFSLSYHLGTMSPEQCIDYLVERVGHERSAATAEVRRSIMGGYSPLYQAAYMLGGLQLRALHEDLVIGGKMTNREFHDAVLHEHCIPIEVLRNFMTDQPLTKETRASWRFAD; encoded by the coding sequence GTGCGTTCCACGGACGTCTCCGTGGTCAATGCTCAAGAGATCCGATCTTGGATCATTCGCTATGAGTCCGACAAAAACACGCTCAACCGCCGCTTTCGAATTCCACTTCATTCGAAAGCTCGGACCCTCACTGAACAGACAACGAAGAACTGGTTGAAAAGGTTGCGACAAGTCGACTTTGACAAGCTCGATCGAGTTAGCAAGACCGACTACTTGCTGTTTCGTTCGGAACTCGAGTATCAACTCGCGAACGATCAACTGCAATGGAAACGTGACGATGCCGCGGCGAAGTTGCTCCCATACGCCGATCGGTTGGTCCAGTTCTGTGTCGACCGCGAGGATGTCAAACCTATCGAACCGATGGACATTGCCGGGTTGTTCGATTCGGTCGCCGCCGAGGCTGAGCGATTGGTGAAAGACGTCACGCCGGCACAGGAAAACAGCAAGGATGATCCGGTCACGTCAGTATCGGCAGCGGATTCTGAGTGGGAAGTCAAGCGGCAACTGGATGGGCTACGAGCCGCCGAGTTGCTTGCACGATTAGAGGATTGCTTGCGAGAAGCCCATCGCTTTTATGATGGTTATGATCCGGGATACAGTTGGTGGGCTGAACAGCCCATGAAACGTTTGCAAGGTGCATTGCGATCGCACCGCACAGCGATCCGTGAAACGCTTGTCGGCGTGCCGGAGTCAGACGAAGAAACAATCATCGGATTGCCGATCGGGGCCGAAGGGTTAAAGCTCGAATTGCAACACGAATGGATTGCACATACGCCAGCCGAATTGATTGAACTCGCAAATCGCGAAATGCAATGGTGCGACGAGCAGATGGCTGCGGCGTCTCAAGAATTGGGGTTTGGCGATGATTGGAAGGCGGCGCTGAATCATACGAAATCGAAGCATGTTCAGCCCGGTGAGCAGCCGCAGATGATTCGCGACCTTGCTTGGGAGGCAATTCGATTTTTAGATTCGCACGACTTAGTCACCGTTCCACCGTTGGCAGCCAATGGTTGGCGGGTCACGATGATGTCACCTGAACGCCAACGCGTGAACCCCTATTTTTTAGGCGGCCCCATGATCATCGTATCGTTCCCAACGAACGAGATGACTCATGATGAAAAGCTGATGAGCATGCGTAGCAACAACGAGCATTTTGCTCGCGCGACGGTTCATCACGAGTTGATTCCCGGCCACCATCTGCAGCATTACATGTTGCCTCGGTACAAGGCGTATCGTTCGATTTTCCGTACGCCTTTCTGGATCGAAGGCTGGGCGTTGTACTGGGAAATGCTGCTTTGGGATCTCGACTTTGCACAGAGTGCGGAGGATCGAGTGGGAATGTTATTCTGGCGAAAACATCGCTGCGCACGCATCATTTTTTCTCTGAGCTATCACTTGGGAACCATGTCGCCGGAGCAGTGCATTGATTACCTGGTCGAAAGAGTCGGACACGAACGGTCGGCGGCGACCGCAGAAGTCCGGCGATCGATCATGGGAGGCTACAGTCCGCTTTATCAAGCGGCGTACATGCTGGGCGGTCTACAGCTACGGGCGTTGCACGAAGACTTGGTGATTGGCGGCAAGATGACGAACCGCGAATTTCACGACGCCGTTTTACACGAGCACTGTATCCCCATCGAAGTCTTACGGAACTTCATGACCGATCAACCGCTAACCAAAGAAACTCGTGCGTCTTGGCGTTTCGCGGATTAG
- a CDS encoding efflux RND transporter periplasmic adaptor subunit → MKTRPIEKPTVASDVICEQDDGLANLKSSAATVDLRSIELIELIAATTDRLEAISLLVRFVGDQYPDCSVRCGIGAASMRRFMDRKLGWLGPASDLFQQAMRQWEDDPQTNRHPNENGERQSLANLPVDAQQKGFEDATSQDSLVRNSIVRINIDDDQGPGRCVLWIDGDSIKREDRSWLRKTLPTVRSLLWHQSGTVTSHLLRRLGAYGASARLYLSISLVAFVILASWPVSYRVRCTSVVRPMHARVISAPFESRLEASHVKLGQAVAAGDVLMTLDGRPLRLELDSIDAQIAQVEKERDIALASGKIADGQQAKLRYRELNRKRDLLLGRLKRLEVISPIDGVIVSGDLDRSIGMTLEMGQAVLEVAPLDWMVIELEIPEAEIGFVSPDDDARVRLSSLSNTVIDRPIASIHPSAEIRDDRNVFVARIELENANNQLRPGMRGDAIAYGPVRPWLWSSLRKLLDNVIWWIGY, encoded by the coding sequence ATGAAAACTCGGCCAATCGAGAAGCCGACGGTAGCGTCGGACGTGATCTGTGAACAAGACGATGGTCTCGCGAACTTGAAGTCGTCCGCGGCGACCGTTGATCTGCGCTCAATCGAGTTGATTGAACTGATCGCCGCGACAACCGATAGACTCGAGGCAATCTCGTTGCTGGTCCGTTTCGTCGGTGATCAATATCCAGATTGCTCGGTCCGATGCGGCATCGGAGCCGCTTCGATGCGTCGTTTTATGGATCGAAAACTAGGTTGGCTGGGGCCAGCAAGCGATCTGTTCCAGCAAGCGATGCGACAATGGGAAGACGATCCGCAAACGAATCGACATCCGAATGAAAACGGTGAGCGTCAATCTTTGGCGAACTTGCCGGTCGATGCTCAACAAAAAGGTTTCGAAGATGCGACCAGTCAGGATTCGCTAGTACGAAATTCAATTGTACGGATCAATATCGACGACGATCAGGGGCCTGGGCGTTGTGTGCTCTGGATCGACGGGGATTCCATCAAGCGCGAAGATCGGAGTTGGTTGCGGAAAACGCTACCCACCGTTCGTTCACTTCTATGGCATCAAAGTGGAACTGTCACTTCGCATCTTCTGCGCAGACTTGGTGCCTATGGCGCGAGCGCAAGGTTGTATTTGTCGATTTCCCTGGTTGCCTTCGTTATTCTTGCCTCATGGCCGGTATCCTACCGCGTGCGGTGCACCTCGGTAGTCCGCCCGATGCACGCTCGGGTGATTTCGGCGCCATTTGAGTCGCGCTTGGAGGCGTCGCACGTCAAGCTGGGGCAAGCCGTGGCGGCTGGCGATGTATTAATGACGCTCGACGGGCGCCCCTTGCGACTCGAACTTGACTCGATCGACGCGCAGATCGCGCAAGTCGAAAAAGAGCGAGATATCGCGCTCGCATCCGGAAAAATTGCCGATGGCCAGCAGGCGAAGCTGCGATATCGAGAGCTTAACCGGAAACGCGATTTGCTACTCGGTCGCCTAAAACGGTTGGAAGTGATTAGCCCAATCGATGGTGTCATTGTTTCCGGTGATCTTGACCGATCGATCGGTATGACACTTGAAATGGGGCAAGCCGTTCTGGAGGTGGCTCCGCTCGACTGGATGGTCATCGAACTTGAAATTCCTGAAGCGGAGATCGGCTTTGTCAGCCCGGACGACGATGCACGGGTTCGTCTAAGTAGCCTGAGCAACACGGTAATCGATCGTCCAATCGCCTCGATTCATCCATCCGCCGAGATCAGAGACGACAGGAATGTTTTCGTCGCACGAATCGAATTGGAGAATGCAAACAATCAACTACGCCCCGGCATGAGGGGCGATGCGATTGCGTATGGACCAGTAAGACCTTGGCTATGGTCATCGCTTCGCAAACTTCTGGATAACGTTATTTGGTGGATCGGATATTAG
- a CDS encoding diguanylate cyclase, which translates to MGRVYFQSIRLAFAIVCLGASLILGSQWFGLLPDVAQIKSDSRRRLAESVAINAASHVRKQQWIDLRISAQTIVDRDKDLISIGVRNSRGYLKVDAGHHDELWNRLASDPTGVDPVVVPITLNRRPWGEVEFCFHAPDQSQLGAITEHPLLRLLAFYCIAGLFGYTVFVGKVMRVFTNTQVVPDRVRQALDTLAEGLLVLDEKAKIVLANRAFAETIDVAADALVKSSANDLEWMFDEEDVDQEYPWMTAIDESATITEKIMHLHDGNGKRRIFSVNAAPIGGEDAGRGALATFRDVTHIEEHRAELETMLKMLRESRDEIERKNRELEILATQDALTGCMNRRAFFQRFNKLWSAAAIQEKPLSCIMIDNDHFKNVNDTYGHAVGDEVLRQVSRVLREMHSDHGLVCRYGGEEFCVLLPGKSFELAIKLAEETRLAIEAITFDDPAELRLTASIGVSETRFEAEDPQELINQADVCLYAAKRNGRNCVVPFQPSLANMEVDDTGRDQPENPISYPAVNAMLTSLAYRDPETVAHSRRVAELCRRVSAETIDGKLSALLEVAALLHDIGRIGIPDELLLKADQLTVNELALIAEYDRLGIELIATAFENETLTSILEQLKTPYDQIESSECHDVPTASQLLAVCDYYDTLVAGNLYRKGIPHEQALEDIRRQSGTRFNPTIVLAFESIVTSKPDFTRDFCGEEIAFQIGIQVERLADLIGNQDADNLVPLADRLSKYARHSGIVPIATAAERIRDQAASEEISWLDMLQFSNELLSFCRQTQTKLTESVNEPLDQSVQAGSKA; encoded by the coding sequence TTGGGTAGGGTCTATTTCCAGTCGATACGCTTGGCGTTCGCCATCGTCTGCCTCGGGGCAAGCCTGATTTTGGGCAGCCAGTGGTTCGGACTATTGCCGGACGTTGCGCAAATCAAGAGCGATTCACGACGTCGGTTGGCCGAATCCGTGGCGATCAACGCGGCATCTCATGTTCGCAAGCAACAATGGATCGACCTGCGGATCTCGGCACAAACGATCGTCGATCGCGATAAAGATCTGATTTCAATCGGTGTTCGCAACAGCCGTGGCTATCTAAAAGTCGACGCCGGGCACCATGATGAGCTTTGGAATCGTTTAGCATCCGACCCAACGGGTGTCGACCCAGTCGTCGTCCCAATCACATTGAACCGGCGACCGTGGGGTGAAGTTGAATTCTGTTTTCATGCCCCCGATCAATCCCAGCTTGGTGCGATCACCGAACATCCACTCCTACGTTTGCTGGCCTTCTATTGCATTGCCGGCTTGTTCGGATACACGGTATTCGTCGGCAAAGTCATGCGCGTGTTTACCAACACCCAGGTTGTCCCCGATCGAGTGCGTCAAGCTCTTGATACGCTGGCGGAAGGACTGTTAGTTCTCGACGAGAAAGCCAAGATCGTCTTGGCAAACCGAGCATTTGCCGAAACCATCGACGTCGCCGCTGACGCACTCGTCAAATCGAGTGCTAACGACCTTGAATGGATGTTCGACGAAGAAGACGTCGACCAGGAATATCCGTGGATGACGGCCATCGATGAATCGGCAACGATCACCGAAAAGATCATGCATCTGCATGACGGAAACGGAAAGCGACGGATTTTTTCGGTTAATGCCGCCCCGATCGGCGGTGAAGATGCGGGGAGGGGCGCCTTGGCAACCTTCCGGGATGTCACGCATATCGAAGAACATCGAGCCGAATTAGAAACAATGCTGAAGATGTTGCGGGAAAGCCGTGACGAGATCGAACGCAAGAACCGCGAACTTGAAATCCTGGCTACTCAAGACGCATTGACCGGGTGCATGAATCGCCGAGCTTTCTTCCAGCGTTTCAACAAACTCTGGAGCGCCGCCGCGATTCAAGAGAAACCGCTGTCGTGCATCATGATCGACAACGATCATTTCAAAAACGTCAACGACACTTACGGGCATGCGGTCGGGGACGAGGTGCTTCGTCAGGTATCGCGGGTGCTTCGTGAGATGCACAGCGATCACGGTTTGGTCTGCCGCTATGGTGGTGAAGAATTCTGTGTGCTGCTACCAGGAAAATCATTCGAATTGGCCATCAAACTAGCCGAAGAAACACGCCTTGCGATCGAAGCGATCACCTTCGACGATCCCGCCGAGCTTCGCTTAACGGCCAGTATCGGTGTCTCGGAAACTAGATTTGAAGCCGAAGACCCACAAGAACTCATTAACCAGGCGGACGTCTGTCTGTATGCCGCGAAACGCAACGGACGCAACTGTGTGGTTCCATTCCAACCGTCACTCGCGAATATGGAGGTCGATGATACGGGACGCGATCAGCCGGAGAATCCAATCTCCTATCCGGCGGTCAACGCGATGCTGACGTCGCTCGCCTATCGCGATCCCGAAACGGTGGCTCACAGTCGTCGCGTCGCAGAACTCTGCCGGCGTGTTTCTGCGGAGACGATCGATGGCAAGCTATCAGCGCTGCTGGAAGTCGCAGCACTACTGCACGACATCGGAAGAATTGGCATCCCTGATGAATTGCTGCTCAAGGCAGATCAACTGACCGTAAACGAACTAGCGCTCATAGCCGAATACGATCGGCTAGGTATCGAACTGATCGCGACAGCCTTCGAGAATGAAACGCTAACGTCGATCTTAGAGCAACTCAAAACCCCGTACGACCAAATCGAATCATCCGAGTGCCACGACGTCCCAACGGCATCACAACTGCTCGCCGTCTGTGATTATTACGACACCCTTGTCGCCGGCAATCTCTATCGAAAAGGCATCCCTCACGAACAAGCACTCGAAGACATCCGCCGACAATCGGGAACCCGATTCAATCCGACAATCGTCCTCGCCTTCGAATCGATCGTCACCTCCAAGCCCGATTTCACTCGGGACTTCTGTGGTGAGGAGATCGCATTTCAAATCGGGATTCAGGTCGAACGTCTTGCCGATTTGATCGGAAACCAAGACGCCGATAATCTTGTCCCACTGGCGGACCGCCTCTCGAAGTACGCTCGTCACTCGGGCATCGTGCCGATCGCGACGGCCGCCGAAAGGATTCGGGATCAAGCAGCCAGTGAAGAGATCTCCTGGCTCGACATGCTGCAATTCTCAAACGAGTTGCTGTCATTCTGCCGACAGACTCAAACAAAACTTACCGAATCGGTGAATGAGCCACTGGACCAATCAGTGCAAGCTGGTTCGAAGGCCTGA
- a CDS encoding GIY-YIG nuclease family protein: MDALSSDRMEFGFGVDPFNPRSPRPIDVVGGLQKNELRRQLIESCPRVPGVYGMLDRHGDLIYVGKSKSLRSRLLSYFSAANEDEKSGRIIENTRVIQWETQPSEFAALLREQQLIRQFIPRWNVQGVPKRQRPVYLCLGRGSVPTFYLSPKVPTDYLAIQGPFFGTSRMNVAVDALNKVFRLRDCSQQQVFQFSEQLSLFDLEHRAGCLRFELGTCSGPCAAACTRAEYFQQVAAAESFLDGFNDEPLTALEEQMQSAAANQQYELAGRVHRTLKSIQYVHRKLTMLAEARRRFSFVYAVPGYDGCHNWYLLHGGEVISVAATPIGRDAYMAMKPVIKHWRALLEGPTDHVHGPFPYSLGIVAYWFRKHKRELERTFAPEQSGRKYYRKSMRSQAS, encoded by the coding sequence TTGGACGCGCTATCGTCAGATCGAATGGAATTCGGGTTCGGTGTCGATCCATTCAATCCTCGTAGTCCTCGTCCGATCGATGTCGTCGGTGGCTTGCAAAAAAACGAGCTGCGTCGTCAGCTGATCGAGTCCTGCCCTCGTGTACCGGGGGTGTACGGGATGCTCGATCGCCATGGGGATTTAATCTATGTCGGCAAAAGTAAGTCGCTTCGATCGCGTCTTCTCAGTTATTTCAGTGCCGCCAACGAAGACGAAAAATCGGGGCGGATCATTGAAAATACGCGTGTCATTCAGTGGGAAACTCAGCCGAGTGAGTTCGCGGCGCTGCTTCGAGAACAGCAGTTGATCCGCCAATTCATTCCGCGATGGAATGTCCAGGGGGTTCCCAAACGCCAGCGGCCGGTTTACTTATGCCTAGGGCGCGGGTCGGTTCCGACGTTTTACCTCTCCCCCAAAGTCCCCACGGACTACCTCGCGATCCAAGGCCCGTTCTTTGGCACCAGCCGAATGAATGTCGCAGTCGACGCGCTTAACAAAGTCTTTCGACTTCGTGACTGCAGCCAGCAACAAGTCTTCCAGTTTTCTGAACAACTGTCGCTTTTCGATCTCGAGCACCGGGCCGGATGTCTCCGTTTCGAACTGGGAACCTGTAGCGGTCCATGCGCCGCCGCTTGCACGCGAGCGGAATACTTTCAGCAAGTCGCCGCCGCCGAGAGTTTCCTTGACGGATTCAATGATGAGCCGTTAACGGCTTTGGAAGAACAAATGCAGAGCGCCGCGGCGAACCAGCAATACGAGTTGGCCGGACGAGTTCATCGGACATTGAAATCGATTCAATACGTGCATCGAAAGTTGACGATGCTAGCCGAAGCCCGACGCCGATTCAGTTTCGTATATGCCGTTCCGGGCTACGACGGTTGCCACAACTGGTACTTACTTCACGGCGGCGAAGTGATCTCGGTGGCCGCAACTCCGATCGGCCGTGACGCTTACATGGCAATGAAACCAGTGATCAAGCACTGGCGAGCCCTGTTGGAGGGGCCCACCGATCACGTTCATGGACCGTTTCCCTACTCACTAGGAATCGTCGCTTATTGGTTCCGAAAACACAAACGAGAACTTGAGCGGACATTCGCACCGGAACAATCCGGACGCAAGTACTATCGTAAATCGATGCGATCTCAGGCATCCTAA
- a CDS encoding efflux RND transporter periplasmic adaptor subunit, giving the protein MALWIGIATSQVLQAQSFFSKSEAIRQTSQGPGSHRPSHISVDFEGFTEPKYDILVAATEIGRLASVSVEIGAEVEKGQVIGQLEDALQQEAVSVAQFRVQMRGEIEAASAEAKLKRLRLEQLKSLDAQSMARPDELKRALTDWEIAQARQLAASEQEQLRKLELQRYQIQLERRKIKAPMTGVVAEIFHSPGEYITPASPAIIRLVVMDQIYGVFNIPVEEIRLVRLGDLVSVHLMSASETVHGTVESIAPDIDGESGTIEVRVLIDNAAGKLRAGDRCQMKPMKRSAMTTPSRSQIETANSSRTETNLTRRGGTQVR; this is encoded by the coding sequence GTGGCCTTATGGATCGGAATAGCGACAAGCCAGGTACTTCAAGCCCAATCGTTCTTCTCCAAATCTGAGGCGATTCGTCAGACCTCTCAAGGGCCCGGTTCACATCGACCGTCGCACATCTCGGTCGACTTCGAGGGGTTCACCGAGCCGAAGTACGACATCCTTGTTGCGGCGACTGAAATCGGGCGTTTGGCAAGTGTCAGTGTCGAAATCGGAGCGGAAGTAGAGAAGGGACAAGTCATCGGACAACTGGAAGATGCTTTGCAACAAGAGGCCGTCAGTGTCGCGCAGTTTCGCGTACAGATGCGTGGCGAGATTGAAGCCGCATCGGCAGAGGCGAAGCTGAAGCGGCTTCGCCTGGAGCAACTAAAATCACTTGATGCTCAGTCAATGGCTCGGCCCGATGAGTTGAAACGAGCGCTCACCGATTGGGAGATCGCTCAAGCACGACAGCTTGCCGCGAGTGAACAAGAGCAACTTCGCAAGTTAGAACTTCAGCGATACCAAATACAGCTTGAACGCCGCAAAATAAAAGCCCCGATGACTGGCGTCGTTGCAGAGATTTTTCATTCGCCGGGCGAATACATCACGCCGGCGAGTCCGGCGATCATTCGATTGGTCGTCATGGATCAGATTTATGGTGTCTTTAATATTCCAGTTGAAGAAATCCGTTTGGTCAGACTCGGTGATCTTGTCTCGGTACACTTGATGAGCGCATCGGAAACCGTCCACGGAACCGTCGAATCAATTGCCCCCGATATTGACGGTGAAAGTGGGACGATCGAAGTGCGCGTGTTGATTGATAACGCTGCCGGGAAACTCCGTGCCGGCGATCGTTGTCAGATGAAACCGATGAAACGCAGTGCGATGACGACGCCAAGTCGCAGTCAGATCGAGACGGCGAATTCATCGAGAACCGAGACGAATTTGACAAGGAGAGGGGGCACTCAAGTCCGATGA